The proteins below are encoded in one region of Megasphaera vaginalis (ex Bordigoni et al. 2020):
- a CDS encoding TIGR03915 family putative DNA repair protein, which produces MNYHYDGTFFGFLTAVFDAYHDGIRHVAHIHSDAERSLFGQEKEVGTDAGKAVRVLQGLKASCGKEAVHFLYYAFLAETAEREPVLLYYIRRLFTWRQTWRRHLSDELIWQTRLWAQKTGNERHKLLGLLRFQKLSDGMLYGPVAPTAAVVPLLAPHFIRRFPEERWIIHDRRRGVGVLYEQHETAIVEIPCSRSPDLAAEELCWQSLWQRYYRTAAIEERRNELLRRSFMPYKYWPDLIEMK; this is translated from the coding sequence GTGAATTATCATTATGACGGAACTTTTTTCGGCTTTCTCACCGCTGTTTTTGATGCTTATCATGACGGGATACGGCATGTCGCCCATATCCATAGCGATGCAGAGCGCTCTTTATTCGGGCAGGAGAAGGAAGTCGGCACCGATGCGGGTAAAGCGGTTCGCGTTCTGCAGGGGCTGAAGGCGTCTTGCGGTAAGGAGGCGGTGCACTTTCTGTATTACGCTTTTTTGGCGGAAACGGCTGAACGGGAGCCCGTATTATTGTATTATATCCGCCGGCTCTTTACTTGGCGGCAGACCTGGCGACGGCACTTGAGTGACGAGCTGATTTGGCAGACGCGGTTGTGGGCGCAAAAGACGGGGAATGAACGACATAAACTTTTGGGACTTCTTCGTTTTCAGAAATTGTCGGACGGGATGCTCTATGGACCTGTTGCGCCGACTGCCGCCGTCGTCCCTCTTTTGGCGCCGCATTTCATACGCCGTTTTCCCGAAGAGCGTTGGATTATCCACGATCGTCGTCGCGGCGTTGGCGTGTTGTATGAACAACATGAGACGGCTATCGTTGAAATTCCCTGCTCACGGTCTCCTGATCTGGCGGCGGAAGAACTTTGCTGGCAAAGCTTGTGGCAACGGTATTACCGTACCGCGGCGATTGAAGAACGCCGCAATGAATTGTTGCGGCGCTCTTTTATGCCTTATAAATATTGGCCCGATCTGATTGAAATGAAGTGA
- a CDS encoding DUF1934 domain-containing protein has protein sequence MKPVLVTVESIQRNENGEEITLELVSEGKFYAKDRAQYIVYEESEITGMAGVTTVIKIPEDGTVCLLRLGSLKQRQEYAVGRESRSTYETPVGIMGVTMKTYECDVALRDGVGTIRLGFDVTIEGVGANYNQVTITVREDKS, from the coding sequence GTGAAACCTGTTTTGGTGACGGTAGAGAGCATTCAACGAAATGAGAACGGCGAAGAGATCACGTTAGAGCTTGTTTCGGAAGGGAAATTCTATGCTAAAGACCGGGCGCAATATATTGTTTACGAAGAGAGTGAAATTACCGGCATGGCCGGCGTTACGACGGTTATCAAAATTCCTGAAGACGGTACGGTTTGTCTGCTGCGCTTGGGAAGTCTCAAGCAGCGGCAGGAGTATGCTGTCGGCAGGGAGAGCCGTTCTACTTATGAGACTCCGGTCGGTATCATGGGTGTGACGATGAAAACGTATGAATGTGATGTCGCTTTGCGGGACGGAGTCGGCACGATCCGTCTCGGTTTTGATGTCACGATTGAAGGTGTCGGGGCGAATTATAATCAGGTAACGATTACAGTGCGGGAGGATAAATCGTAA
- the argS gene encoding arginine--tRNA ligase: MELKELLTRGIQTALQEAVRNGELPDGDYPAVLLEVPPQKEFGDFASNIAMQSARIARRSPRDIANTIISHMEYSWLNKAEVAGAGFINFFLNHTVLYDALKGILASGSAYGQAPLRADDTVQVEYVSANPTGPLHVGHGRGAAYGSALVNLLRAAGYRVEAEYYINDAGNQMNNLAASVNARYLQLLGKEAEIPENGYHGQDIIDTAQAIIDQDGAAYLEMDEATRLELFKDRAYAEKLKALKRDLEHFNVHYDRWFSERTLHPQAIEAACAVLKRDGKVYEQDGALWLRSTAYGDDKDRVVIRDNGVPTYLAADIAYHKNKYDRGFHSLINIWGADHHGYVARVKAAMAALGYDPQRLEILLLQMVSLFRNGEVVKMSKRTGQAITLNELIEEVGTDAARYFFIMRSLDTQLDFDLDLATSRSNENPVYYIQYAHARIYSVYRQIEEKGGTVPDTWDDVDWSRLCEEPELALIKKMTAFPEEIQKAAVNREPHRLAHFVHELAGLFHTFYNQCHIIQSDKELEKARLALITAVRITIANSLAVLGISAPKEM; this comes from the coding sequence ATGGAATTAAAAGAACTGTTGACGCGGGGAATTCAGACGGCTTTGCAAGAAGCTGTCCGGAACGGGGAATTGCCGGACGGCGATTATCCTGCTGTTTTGCTGGAAGTTCCGCCGCAGAAGGAATTCGGGGATTTTGCCAGCAACATTGCCATGCAGTCGGCGCGCATTGCGAGACGGTCGCCGCGCGATATTGCAAACACGATTATTTCCCATATGGAGTATTCTTGGCTGAATAAAGCGGAAGTGGCCGGTGCCGGTTTTATTAATTTTTTTCTGAATCATACGGTTTTATACGACGCGTTGAAAGGCATTCTGGCGTCCGGATCGGCCTATGGTCAAGCGCCGCTGCGCGCTGACGATACGGTGCAGGTGGAATATGTCAGCGCGAATCCGACGGGGCCTCTCCATGTCGGTCACGGCCGCGGTGCCGCATACGGCAGTGCGTTGGTAAATTTATTGCGCGCCGCCGGCTACCGGGTTGAAGCGGAATACTACATCAATGACGCCGGCAATCAAATGAATAATCTGGCTGCATCCGTCAACGCCCGGTATTTGCAACTGCTCGGCAAAGAAGCGGAAATTCCCGAGAACGGCTATCATGGACAGGATATTATTGATACGGCACAGGCGATTATTGATCAGGACGGCGCCGCTTATCTCGAGATGGATGAGGCGACAAGGCTGGAACTGTTCAAAGATCGGGCTTATGCTGAAAAGCTGAAGGCCTTGAAACGTGACTTGGAACATTTTAATGTGCACTATGACCGTTGGTTCAGCGAACGGACGCTGCATCCGCAGGCGATTGAAGCGGCATGTGCCGTTTTAAAGCGGGACGGTAAGGTCTATGAACAAGACGGCGCGTTATGGTTGCGTTCGACTGCTTACGGTGATGACAAGGATCGCGTCGTCATCCGCGATAACGGTGTACCGACATATTTGGCTGCCGACATCGCTTATCACAAGAATAAATATGATCGCGGCTTTCATTCATTGATCAATATTTGGGGGGCCGATCATCACGGCTATGTGGCGCGCGTCAAGGCTGCCATGGCGGCGCTCGGGTATGATCCGCAGCGGTTGGAAATTTTGCTGTTGCAAATGGTGAGCCTTTTCCGCAACGGTGAAGTCGTTAAGATGTCGAAACGGACGGGACAGGCAATCACCTTGAACGAATTGATTGAAGAAGTCGGCACCGATGCGGCTCGGTATTTCTTTATCATGCGCTCCCTCGACACGCAACTTGATTTTGATCTTGACCTGGCGACGTCGCGGAGTAATGAAAACCCCGTTTACTATATTCAGTACGCACATGCCCGGATATACAGCGTGTATAGGCAAATCGAGGAAAAAGGCGGCACCGTACCGGATACATGGGATGATGTCGATTGGAGCCGGCTCTGTGAAGAACCGGAATTGGCGTTGATTAAGAAAATGACGGCGTTCCCCGAAGAGATCCAAAAGGCTGCTGTCAACAGAGAACCGCATCGTCTTGCTCATTTTGTTCATGAACTGGCAGGACTGTTTCACACCTTCTATAACCAGTGTCATATCATTCAATCCGACAAAGAACTGGAAAAGGCGAGGTTAGCACTGATTACGGCAGTCCGGATTACGATCGCTAACAGTCTGGCGGTTCTCGGCATTTCCGCGCCGAAGGAAATGTAG